Within Kineococcus endophyticus, the genomic segment TTCGGTCGGGTCCTCGGCCCCGCGCAGGTTCGCGGCGGTGCCGAGGACCCGGGCCGCGCCCGCGGTGTCCCCCTCCTGCAGCCGCCACCGCGCGACCGCCACGGCCACCATCGCGACGATGGGCATGTCGTGGGTCCCGAGCGCCAGGTCGACGGCCTCGGCGAGCACCGCGCGGACCCGGTCGCGCTCCGGGCCGGCGCCCTCGAGCAGCACGTGCGCGGCGGCGGCGAGCAACCCCGCCCTCTCGTGCTCCCACACGCCGGTCCGGCCGCGGTCGGCCAGGTCGGCCAGCTGCCCGTCGACGAGGGCCCGGGCCTCGTCGTGGCGTCCCCGGCCGCGCAGCGAGGCGACCTGGGCGAGGACGAGCCAGGTGCGCGTGGTGGTCGAGGCCGCCGCCGCCACGGCCTCCATGCGGCGCACCTCCTCCGCGGCCTCGGCCGCCGCCCCACGGCGTTGCAGGACGTCGACGAGGCGCATGCGCAGCTGCACCTCGTCGTCGGCGTTGCCGAACGGTGCGACGAGGTCGCCGGCCTGGCGGTACCGCCGTTCGGCGAGGTCCAGGTCGCCCGTGACGACCGCGTGCTGGGCGAGCAGGCGCAGCGCCCCGGCGCGGCCCCAGCTCTCCCCCGCGGCGGCGAAGCCGTCGGCCGACCGCCCCGCGTGGTGCGCCATCGCGCAGACGTCGCCGTCGTTCTCGGCCCCGGCGGCGCACATGAGGTGCACGAGGGCCGTGAGCCACGGGTCGGCGGGCGGTTCGGCGAGGAACGGCTGCACCCGCGGGTCCCGGGCGACGTCGAACCAGACGCCCTCGGTCTCGACGCTGAAGCGGTCGAGGAACACGGCCAGCAGCACCGAGAGCGGGTCGGAGCCGCCGCCGGTGCCGTCGTCCAGCGCGCGGTGCAGCGCCTGCATGCGCACGCGCCCGGCCTCCCACTCCCCCTGCCCCTCCATGAGCCCGTTGACGACCTCCAGCGCCTCGCCGACGAGGTCCAGCGGGGTGCCGGTGGGACCGGCCGAACGGGCCACGGTCGTCCACTCCCGGACCTCGGCGTGCCGGCCGAGGGCCGACCACCACAGGGCGACGGGGACGGTCGTGCGCAGCGCCCGCTCCGCCAGTCCGGCCGCGGCGAGGTGGCGCAGGGCTGCCAGGAGGTCGTCTGCCTCGGCGTCCAGCCGCTGCGACCACGCCAGCTGGGCGGGACCGCGCAGACCCGACGCCGCACCGGCCGCGACACCCTCGGCCCACCGCGTCCGGGCCTCCAGGACGGCCTCGACCTGCCCCGAGGCGGCCAGGCGATCGGCGCCGTACTCCCGGATCGTCTCCAGCAGCGCGTACCTCGCGACGGGCCCGGGACGCAGCTGCAGCAACGACTTCTCGACGAGGGAGCCCAGCAGGTCGGCCACGGTCAGCTCGTCGCCGAGATCGGCGGCCACCGCGGCGGCGGCGTCCACCGCCACCGGGGCGTGGAACACCGACAGCCGCTGCAGCAGGACCTTCTCGTCGGCCGCGAGGAGCTCCCAGCTCCAGTCCACGACGGCGCGCAGCGTGCGGTGCCGGGCGACGGCCGTCCGCCGGCCACCGGTCAGCAGGCGGAACCGGTCGGACAAGCGGCCCAGGAGGTCGGCCGGGGTCATCGTCCGCACGCGGGCCGCCGCGAGCTCCAGGGCCAGCGGCAACCCGTCGAGGCGGTCCACGACCTGCTGGACGACCGCCCGGTCCGCGGGGTCGGTCAGGGAGAACCCCGGCGAGACGGCGGCCGCCCGGTCGGTGAACAGTTGCAGCGCAGCCGTTCGCGGCAACGGCCCGAGCGGGTGCAGCACCTCGCCCTCGACCCCGAGGGCCTCGCGCGAGGTGGCCAGGACGACGAGCGCGGGGCAGGCGTGCAGGAAGTCCTCGACGAGGTGGGCCACGTCGTCGAGGAGGTGCTCGCAGTTGTCGAGCACGAGGACCGTCCGGCCCCCACCGAGGGCCGCGACGACGCGGGAGCGCTGATCGGCATCGGCCACGGGTCGCCGGTCGCGGCCGGTGTCGCGGGCGCCCACCGCCGCGGCGACCGCGCCCAGGACGTCCGCCCCCTCGGCCACGGGGGCGAGCGCGACGACGGCCACCGCGGTCCCCGCCGCGGTCAAGCCCGCGGCGACCTCCGTCGACAACCGCGTCTTGCCCGCTCCCCCGGGCCCCACGACGGTGACGCAGCGGACCTCCTCGAGGAGGCCGCGGACGCGGACGACGTCGTCCTGGCGCCCGACGAACGAGGTGAGCGGCCGCGCGGGCGGGGGTCCGGGCACGGGCGCCGCCGACGCGGTGTCCCCCACCGCCAGCGCCACGCGGTGGGCCTCGCGCAAACCCGCGGAGGGATCGGTCCCGAACTGCTCGGCGAGCAACCGCCGCGTCCCCTCGTAGGCCGCGAGGGCCTCGGCGGACCGCCCCTCGGCGGCCAGGACGCGCACGAGCAGTTCGGCGAGGCGCTCCCGCACCGGGTGCGCGCGCAGGAGCCCCTCCAGCTCGGCGGCCAGCCCGTCCGTGCGCCCCAGCGCGAGCCGCGCCGCCGCCCGGTCCGCGACCGCCTCGAGCCGGGACTCCTCCAGGCGCACCGCGTCCGGCGCCGAGGCGATCTCGGCGAGCGGTCCGCGCCAGCGGCCCAGGGCGGCGTCGAGCACGGCCTCGGCCCGGTCGGGGCGTCCGGCCCGCAGCTCCGCGTGACCCTGGGCGAAGGCGGCCTCGACCTCGGGGACGTCGACGGCGACGCCGCGCAGGGCGTACCCGGCGGGGCCGGCCTCCACGGTCGCGGCCGTGCCCAGCGTCCGCCGGAGCCGGGACACGAGGGACTGCAGCGCACCGGGTCCCGTCGGTCCGTCGCCGGACCACAGCAGGTCCTCCAGGACGCCGGTGGCCACGGGCCGGCCCGCGCGGAGGGCGAGCTCGGCCAGCAGGAGGCGCAGCCGCGTCCCGGCGACGGCCACCTCGGTGCCGTCGGCGGCCTCGACCCGCAGGGGGCCGAGCAGCTCGATCCGCAGGGACGCGGAGACGGGGGCGGACACGGGGACGGCCACGGGGACAGACTGCCACCCGGTGCCGCTGGTGGACGCCGCGTCAGTAGACGTCGCGCACGTACCGCCCCGCCGCGGCCATCGCCTGCACGTGCGCGGCCGCCGCGTCCGGCGACATCCCCCCGTGCTCGGCGACGACGTCGCGCAGGGCCCGGTCCACGTCCCGGGCCATCCGCGCGGCGTCCCCGCACACGTAGAGGTGGGCGCCCTCGTCGATCCACCGCCACAACTCCCGGCCCTGGCGGCGCATCCGGTCCTGGACGTAGACCTTCTCCGGCTGGTCACGGGAGAACGCCAGGCTCAGCCGGGTGAGGGAGCCGTCCTGGCGCCACGCCTCGAACTCCTCGCGGTAGTACCAGTCGGTGGCCGAACTGCGCTCGCCGAAGAACAGCCAGTTCCGGCCGCCCCCGCCGTGGGCGCGGCGCTCCTGCAGGAAACCCCGGAACGGGGCGACGCCCGTGCCCGGGCCGACCATGACGACGGGCACGCTGGGGTCGGCCGGGGGCCGGAAGGCCGGGCTGGGCTGGACGAACACCCGCAGGTCCTGCCCGTCGGCCCGGTCGGCCAGGAACGAGGAGCAGACCCCGTGCCGCACCGGGTCACCGAACCGGACGACCGACACCGTCAGCTGCACCTCGTCCGGGTGGGCCTCCGGCGCCGAGGAGATCGAGTACTGCCGCGGCTGCAGGGGCCGGAGGAGGTTGCGCCACTCGAGCGGTTCGGCGCGCACCGGGAACGCTCGCAGCACGTCCACCGTCTGCCGTCCCCAGCACCAGTCGGCGGTGAGTCCCGGTTCCCGCGAGTGCCGGCCGACGAAGTCCAGCAGGGCCGCGGAGGGACGGGTGACGTCGAGCTCGGCGAGGTCCTCCGGGGCGTTCCCGGTCAGCCGCGCCACCTCCTCCACGACGCGGGGGTCGTTGACGGGCCAGATCCCCAGGGAGTCCCCGGCCCGGTAGGCCAGCCCCTCGTCGCGATGGATCCCGATCTGCCGCACCTCCTTCGAGGACCCCGGCCGGTTCAACCGGACGTTGCGCACGAGGTGGGACCGGTAGGGGTTCCGACGGGTCGGCCGGTCGGACGCCACCCGCGGTGCGGGCACCACCGGCCGGTCGGCCAGCAGGTGCAGGACCCGGGTGCTCCAGTCCTCCGCGCGCTCGACCTGGTCGGGTTCGCAGTCCACGCGCGGCAGCAGCCGGGTGGCGCCGAGTTCGGCGAACCGCTCGTCGAGGCGCCGACCGTGGCCGCAGAAGTCGGCGTAGGAGGAGTCCCCGAACGCCAGCACCGCGAACCGGCGGTCCTCCAGCCGCGGGGCGTCCGGCGCGGACACGCTCGCCCAGAACGCGGCCCCGTTGTCGGGTGGGCCGCCGTCCCCGAACGTGCTGGCGACGAGCAGCGTCGTCGGCGCCAGCCGGGCCGGGTCGGCGCGGTCCATGCCCACCGCCCCGGCACGGACGCCGGAGG encodes:
- a CDS encoding ATP-binding protein, yielding MAVPVSAPVSASLRIELLGPLRVEAADGTEVAVAGTRLRLLLAELALRAGRPVATGVLEDLLWSGDGPTGPGALQSLVSRLRRTLGTAATVEAGPAGYALRGVAVDVPEVEAAFAQGHAELRAGRPDRAEAVLDAALGRWRGPLAEIASAPDAVRLEESRLEAVADRAAARLALGRTDGLAAELEGLLRAHPVRERLAELLVRVLAAEGRSAEALAAYEGTRRLLAEQFGTDPSAGLREAHRVALAVGDTASAAPVPGPPPARPLTSFVGRQDDVVRVRGLLEEVRCVTVVGPGGAGKTRLSTEVAAGLTAAGTAVAVVALAPVAEGADVLGAVAAAVGARDTGRDRRPVADADQRSRVVAALGGGRTVLVLDNCEHLLDDVAHLVEDFLHACPALVVLATSREALGVEGEVLHPLGPLPRTAALQLFTDRAAAVSPGFSLTDPADRAVVQQVVDRLDGLPLALELAAARVRTMTPADLLGRLSDRFRLLTGGRRTAVARHRTLRAVVDWSWELLAADEKVLLQRLSVFHAPVAVDAAAAVAADLGDELTVADLLGSLVEKSLLQLRPGPVARYALLETIREYGADRLAASGQVEAVLEARTRWAEGVAAGAASGLRGPAQLAWSQRLDAEADDLLAALRHLAAAGLAERALRTTVPVALWWSALGRHAEVREWTTVARSAGPTGTPLDLVGEALEVVNGLMEGQGEWEAGRVRMQALHRALDDGTGGGSDPLSVLLAVFLDRFSVETEGVWFDVARDPRVQPFLAEPPADPWLTALVHLMCAAGAENDGDVCAMAHHAGRSADGFAAAGESWGRAGALRLLAQHAVVTGDLDLAERRYRQAGDLVAPFGNADDEVQLRMRLVDVLQRRGAAAEAAEEVRRMEAVAAAASTTTRTWLVLAQVASLRGRGRHDEARALVDGQLADLADRGRTGVWEHERAGLLAAAAHVLLEGAGPERDRVRAVLAEAVDLALGTHDMPIVAMVAVAVARWRLQEGDTAGAARVLGTAANLRGAEDPTEPEVQRVRAALEADGSPALAALYAAARDQDREAAVADLRAAVGMAAGVAGDQARRV